From the genome of Psychroserpens ponticola, one region includes:
- a CDS encoding tetratricopeptide repeat protein: protein MKEDYISMSMMLLAAGLIIYGHYRYGTVYIAFQELKKENYDKAEKLISKIKNPDLLSKGQKSYYHFTQGAIASNNDEWEKSYSEWSKAIEIGLRTENDTSIALLNLANVELERKNFDKANDFIAKVRELNLKPLVKSETDRIQNEINVAQQRV from the coding sequence ATGAAAGAAGATTATATAAGTATGTCAATGATGCTTCTAGCCGCTGGACTTATAATCTATGGACATTACAGATATGGAACAGTTTATATAGCATTTCAAGAGCTCAAAAAAGAAAATTACGATAAAGCTGAAAAACTAATTTCAAAAATCAAAAACCCTGATTTACTGAGTAAAGGACAAAAGAGTTACTATCATTTTACTCAAGGAGCGATTGCCTCTAATAATGATGAATGGGAAAAGAGCTATTCTGAATGGTCAAAAGCAATAGAAATAGGTTTAAGGACTGAAAATGATACATCTATAGCTTTGTTGAACTTGGCTAATGTTGAACTAGAGAGAAAGAACTTTGATAAGGCAAATGATTTTATTGCTAAAGTTAGAGAGCTAAATCTTAAGCCATTGGTTAAATCAGAAACAGATAGAATTCAAAATGAAATTAACGTTGCACAACAACGTGTATAA